A stretch of Gemmatimonas aurantiaca T-27 DNA encodes these proteins:
- a CDS encoding VTT domain-containing protein: protein MVDHDMASVELSPGNDHFPPHTDPRLEFLTDFYHRLRDLPALVQWAGYVGLTLIIFAETGLLIGFFLPGDSLLVTAGLLAADPAFGLNVWLLGAILTVAAIVGDTVGYNVGKTAGPHIFNRENSLFFHKDHLLRAQAFYEKHGGKTIIIARFMPIVRTFAPVVAGVGRMEYRAFLIYNIVGGVLWIWSMLLTGWILARTVPAVAQHVEKVILVVVFLSILPGIIAWMRERAKSKAAA from the coding sequence ATGGTTGACCACGACATGGCGTCCGTCGAGCTTTCACCCGGCAACGATCATTTCCCGCCCCACACGGATCCGCGATTGGAATTTCTCACCGACTTCTATCATCGACTGCGTGACCTGCCTGCCCTGGTGCAATGGGCGGGCTATGTCGGTCTCACACTGATCATCTTCGCCGAAACGGGGCTGCTGATCGGCTTTTTCCTGCCCGGTGATTCCCTGTTGGTGACCGCAGGATTGCTGGCGGCTGACCCCGCTTTTGGACTCAATGTCTGGCTGCTGGGCGCCATCCTCACCGTGGCCGCCATCGTGGGCGACACTGTGGGGTACAACGTCGGCAAGACAGCGGGTCCCCACATCTTCAATCGCGAGAACTCGCTGTTTTTTCACAAGGACCACCTGCTGCGCGCGCAGGCGTTCTACGAGAAACATGGCGGGAAGACCATCATCATCGCGCGCTTCATGCCCATCGTGCGCACCTTTGCGCCGGTGGTCGCGGGCGTTGGTCGCATGGAGTATCGTGCATTTCTGATCTACAACATCGTCGGTGGCGTGCTCTGGATCTGGAGCATGCTGCTGACGGGATGGATCCTGGCTCGCACTGTGCCCGCCGTGGCGCAGCATGTCGAGAAGGTGATTCTGGTCGTGGTGTTTCTTTCCATCCTGCCGGGCATCATTGCCTGGATGCGGGAACGTGCCAAGTCCAAGGCGGCGGCCTGA
- a CDS encoding ABC transporter permease produces MTRSRNARHMLAALRTADRRVLFGGITLTAMVVLAIIVPLFAPASTGSIGDVIATRLVPPLGRDALGHWHLLGTDAFGRDLFVRLWVGARISLAVAVAGSALSGVIGIALGAVAGWRAGWFDRVISAAGDALLAIPRLVLLLVIAALWGPGLWVVIVVLGLTGWMAVMRLGRAEVQQVRQQSYVEGADALGVPSWRVLARHVLPNAVGSATVAITLGVGNAIVLESGLSFLGLGVQPPTASWGNMIAGGREWLLTAPWIALTPGLLLIATVVACTMLGEGLSESRTTSVRDDDTRTINLSDRGRLRAAP; encoded by the coding sequence ATGACGAGATCGCGCAACGCCAGACACATGCTCGCGGCCCTGCGCACTGCGGATCGCCGCGTATTGTTTGGCGGCATCACGCTGACCGCGATGGTCGTGTTGGCCATCATCGTGCCGTTGTTTGCCCCGGCATCGACCGGCAGCATCGGTGATGTCATTGCCACACGACTGGTGCCACCACTCGGCCGTGATGCCTTGGGGCACTGGCATCTGTTGGGCACCGATGCCTTCGGTCGTGATCTGTTCGTGCGCCTGTGGGTGGGCGCACGCATCTCGCTCGCGGTCGCGGTGGCGGGATCGGCGCTGTCCGGTGTCATCGGCATCGCCCTCGGCGCAGTGGCCGGTTGGCGTGCGGGCTGGTTCGATCGCGTGATCTCGGCGGCGGGCGATGCACTGCTGGCCATCCCGCGTCTCGTGTTGCTGCTGGTGATCGCCGCGCTGTGGGGCCCTGGCCTCTGGGTGGTGATCGTGGTGCTGGGGCTCACCGGATGGATGGCGGTGATGCGCCTGGGCCGTGCCGAGGTGCAGCAGGTCCGTCAACAATCGTACGTGGAAGGTGCCGACGCGCTGGGGGTGCCGTCGTGGCGGGTACTCGCCCGGCATGTGTTGCCCAATGCCGTGGGGAGCGCCACGGTGGCGATCACGCTGGGTGTGGGCAATGCCATCGTGCTCGAGAGTGGTCTGTCGTTCCTCGGTCTGGGTGTGCAGCCACCCACAGCCAGTTGGGGCAACATGATCGCCGGCGGCCGGGAATGGCTGCTGACGGCACCATGGATTGCATTGACACCGGGCCTGCTGCTCATCGCCACAGTGGTGGCTTGCACGATGCTTGGCGAAGGGCTCAGCGAGTCACGCACCACGAGTGTGCGTGACGATGACACCCGCACCATCAATCTCAGTGATCGAGGTCGTCTGCGCGCCGCACCCTGA
- a CDS encoding peptide ABC transporter substrate-binding protein, whose product MIAPGTGTSTRGAGLFGHGMRAGRYALTLVVCLLAACGAPTRAPGTVVMASGSDLESGNPLVTIHPLSRQLQRHALFVTLVRLDSALQPVPYAAQRWRWDTDQQAVEFSLAPGLRWHDGVPTTAADVAFTLDAAADSALGSPRRGDVGIVRHVAVLDSLTVRVEFTAPQSVLPVVFAELPLVPRHLLDSVPRARWRGHAFATAPVGNGPFRFVSRTPGRRWEFARNTEFPTALGGPPQLQRLVVAVVDEAATKFAGLVSGEIDLAGVSPAMAHLVARDSLLTLMTPPVLFSQVLAFNTTRAPFDDARVREALSLSIDRVRLVQAAVAGYGVPAAGAIPPGLPFSSNAAAATDTAARRQQLTRADALLDASGWRRVGTGGTRQRQGSPFTITLLTVGSGDMAVEQLVQADLAERGITVNIRVMELATFLATVRAADKAGQAAYDMAVTGVPGDIALGHLSAMFASAQRGGALDYTGFHDDGLDRALASARTASAVDAAVAWRVVDSTLQASMPVAWLYHARGVQGRSRRLHHVVMDLRGELTSVTRWTRE is encoded by the coding sequence ATGATCGCACCGGGCACCGGTACGTCAACCCGTGGGGCGGGATTGTTCGGCCATGGCATGCGGGCAGGCCGGTATGCCCTGACGCTGGTCGTGTGTCTACTTGCGGCCTGCGGTGCCCCGACACGCGCTCCGGGCACGGTGGTGATGGCATCGGGCAGTGATCTCGAGTCGGGCAATCCGCTGGTCACCATCCATCCGTTGTCCAGGCAACTGCAGCGCCACGCGCTGTTTGTCACGCTGGTGCGTCTGGACAGTGCGTTGCAACCCGTGCCGTACGCTGCCCAGCGTTGGCGCTGGGATACGGATCAGCAGGCCGTGGAGTTTTCGCTGGCGCCCGGACTGCGCTGGCACGATGGCGTGCCCACCACAGCGGCGGATGTGGCCTTCACCTTGGACGCCGCTGCGGATTCGGCGCTGGGCTCACCGCGCCGTGGCGATGTCGGCATCGTGCGTCATGTGGCCGTGCTGGACAGCCTGACCGTGCGCGTGGAGTTCACCGCACCGCAGTCGGTGTTGCCGGTGGTCTTCGCCGAACTGCCTCTTGTTCCCCGGCATCTGCTCGATTCCGTGCCCCGGGCGCGATGGCGTGGGCATGCCTTTGCCACGGCGCCGGTGGGGAACGGCCCGTTCCGTTTTGTGAGTCGCACTCCGGGACGTCGGTGGGAGTTTGCGCGCAACACGGAATTCCCCACCGCACTGGGCGGGCCGCCACAATTGCAGCGACTGGTCGTGGCCGTGGTCGACGAAGCAGCCACCAAATTTGCGGGGCTCGTGAGCGGTGAAATCGATCTGGCGGGCGTGTCACCGGCCATGGCGCATCTGGTTGCGCGCGACTCCTTGCTCACCCTGATGACACCGCCGGTGTTGTTCTCACAAGTGCTAGCGTTCAACACCACGCGCGCGCCGTTCGACGATGCGCGCGTGCGTGAGGCCCTTTCGCTGTCCATCGATCGTGTGCGCCTGGTGCAAGCAGCGGTCGCCGGATACGGAGTTCCGGCAGCGGGCGCTATTCCTCCCGGTTTGCCGTTCTCGAGCAACGCCGCCGCGGCCACCGACACCGCCGCGCGTCGGCAGCAGCTCACACGTGCCGACGCGCTGCTCGACGCCAGCGGGTGGCGTCGCGTCGGTACCGGCGGCACGCGACAACGCCAGGGATCACCATTCACCATCACGTTGCTGACCGTTGGCAGCGGGGACATGGCCGTCGAGCAACTAGTGCAAGCGGATCTGGCCGAGCGGGGCATCACCGTGAACATCCGTGTCATGGAACTCGCCACGTTTCTTGCCACGGTCCGTGCCGCGGACAAGGCCGGGCAGGCGGCCTACGACATGGCCGTGACCGGCGTTCCCGGAGATATCGCACTCGGACATCTTTCTGCGATGTTTGCCTCGGCACAGCGCGGCGGTGCGCTCGACTACACCGGCTTTCACGACGATGGGCTCGATCGGGCGCTGGCATCTGCGCGCACCGCCTCAGCCGTCGATGCTGCTGTGGCATGGCGCGTCGTGGATTCCACGTTGCAAGCCTCCATGCCGGTGGCGTGGCTGTATCACGCCCGGGGCGTTCAGGGGCGCTCGCGGCGTCTGCACCACGTGGTGATGGATTTGCGCGGCGAGCTCACGTCGGTGACGCGGTGGACACGCGAGTGA
- a CDS encoding heparinase II/III domain-containing protein: MSVLLPLDVHERRAAVTPGQSLAALADGLAAELQPLEQALAREQLPVPAQKARLTRRGGRCPVHGVLLDFDPWQPHHHHCSRCGQAYVGQEHDDWWAMNAQLWTVERAVHAAALHLLRGAPSHAHLAESILCRLAEQYTSWPNRDNVLGPSRPFFSTYLESIWLLNVAHALALLEASGRTHIGGTVRDRLLDPSSALIAGFFEGRSNRQVWNEIAILSAWTLLGRESDIASRLNKSGSLPWLLEHGLLDDGSWYEGENYHLFAHRGLWYGVQWMRATGRDLHADLDARFHRGFAAPFVGVLPDETLPARRDSQYAVSIRQWRVAEYLELGLAHRPQRELSAWLARLYAPMLGGHDVPRAGRRLSTADAERHDPPGSLSRADLSWRALLMASNTEVAAGAMPPTSACLPSQGLAVIRRDAGRVYVALEGGATGGGHGHPDRLALTLQSGGHRLLDDPGTGSYVERRLHWYRSTLAHHAPLIDGQSQQRQPATLLAFEDRGGAGWIRKTVDGLAPGVTATRTVVVCDGHLVDVLEWDADRVVTLSLPIAAQAQVHDVHTWRPVDRAGAGGLEDGFDFLEQVSKAGDVDGDAWRRDGTPFALSTAAARAWYATSVPARVLRAEAPAPPLAPSHRSPEQPADTPRALARHWLEVEAARGCIVGVWAWAADGPVAASPAHVTAVRFPRFDPAHIGPDRADVAHVHTADGTISAHRATDTGWQIGLTARHARSSIDLDVLPPAQGRAGQGPDLEEGFGSALTPGAIAARGALAVPRVSSPTVGIPRLTDPMLGARLLELGESAYRQTEQPWHDAHAPRAQILLATTQTHFVVRVRMHMGDTAALFGTGAEDEIPDNPLDNERADVNVSGVQWYVTADGGTWQDAGLVVPLSTPDGRCRVTPLVPASRAGVLGASPTTSWCRLEQGWQLQIAWELPRVFQAESHALAEVGFQVVINEAAVGRTRRLGQLALAGGGGFAYLRGDREQVGDTVTLRFESALEMSAGPERTTPG; the protein is encoded by the coding sequence GTGAGTGTATTGCTCCCGCTCGACGTGCATGAACGACGGGCCGCCGTCACCCCAGGACAGTCGCTGGCCGCTCTGGCCGATGGTTTGGCTGCGGAGTTGCAGCCGCTCGAACAGGCGCTGGCGCGGGAGCAACTGCCTGTGCCCGCACAGAAGGCGCGCCTCACACGCCGTGGTGGCCGGTGTCCGGTGCATGGCGTGCTGCTCGACTTCGATCCGTGGCAACCGCATCACCATCACTGCTCCCGATGTGGGCAGGCCTATGTCGGGCAGGAGCATGACGACTGGTGGGCCATGAACGCGCAGTTGTGGACGGTGGAGCGGGCCGTACATGCCGCGGCGCTGCATCTGCTGCGCGGCGCACCGTCACATGCCCATCTGGCGGAGTCCATTCTTTGCCGGTTGGCCGAGCAGTACACCAGTTGGCCGAATCGCGACAACGTGTTGGGCCCTTCGCGCCCGTTTTTCAGCACCTATCTCGAGTCCATCTGGTTGCTGAATGTGGCGCATGCGCTGGCTTTGCTCGAGGCGTCGGGACGCACGCACATCGGCGGAACGGTACGCGACCGGTTGCTCGATCCGTCGAGTGCACTCATTGCGGGATTTTTCGAAGGCCGCTCCAACCGTCAGGTGTGGAACGAGATCGCGATCCTGAGTGCCTGGACGCTGCTTGGCCGAGAATCCGATATCGCGTCGCGTCTGAACAAGTCCGGTTCGTTGCCATGGCTGCTCGAACACGGCCTGCTCGACGACGGAAGCTGGTACGAAGGCGAGAACTACCATCTGTTTGCGCATCGGGGTCTCTGGTACGGTGTGCAGTGGATGCGGGCGACGGGCCGTGACCTGCATGCCGATCTCGACGCGCGTTTTCATCGAGGGTTTGCTGCGCCCTTCGTGGGCGTATTGCCCGACGAAACGTTGCCGGCTCGTCGGGACTCGCAGTACGCGGTCTCGATCAGGCAGTGGCGGGTGGCCGAGTATCTCGAACTCGGCCTGGCCCATCGCCCACAGCGCGAACTGTCGGCCTGGCTCGCGCGCCTCTACGCGCCGATGCTTGGTGGGCACGACGTGCCACGAGCGGGGCGCCGGCTTTCCACCGCTGATGCGGAACGGCATGATCCGCCGGGTTCCCTGTCACGCGCCGACCTCTCCTGGCGCGCATTGCTCATGGCCAGCAACACGGAGGTGGCTGCGGGCGCGATGCCGCCTACCAGCGCGTGTCTGCCATCACAGGGGCTCGCGGTGATCCGGCGCGACGCGGGGCGTGTGTACGTCGCACTCGAAGGCGGCGCAACCGGTGGTGGCCACGGGCATCCCGATCGGCTGGCGCTCACGTTGCAGTCGGGTGGGCATCGGTTGCTGGACGATCCCGGCACCGGGAGCTATGTGGAGCGCCGGTTGCATTGGTATCGCAGCACGCTGGCCCATCACGCACCGCTGATCGACGGTCAATCACAACAACGCCAACCCGCCACGTTGCTGGCGTTCGAAGATCGTGGTGGCGCAGGTTGGATACGCAAGACCGTCGACGGACTCGCTCCGGGCGTAACCGCTACGCGCACCGTGGTGGTGTGTGATGGTCACCTGGTGGATGTGCTGGAATGGGACGCCGATCGGGTGGTGACCCTTTCGCTGCCCATTGCCGCGCAGGCACAGGTGCATGATGTCCACACGTGGCGACCCGTGGATCGTGCCGGCGCCGGAGGACTCGAAGACGGATTCGATTTTCTCGAACAGGTGTCCAAGGCCGGTGATGTGGACGGCGATGCCTGGCGTCGGGATGGCACACCGTTCGCACTCTCAACGGCCGCCGCGCGAGCCTGGTATGCCACCAGCGTGCCGGCGCGCGTGCTGCGGGCGGAAGCACCCGCTCCACCGCTGGCGCCCTCGCACCGTTCGCCCGAGCAGCCCGCCGATACGCCACGGGCGCTGGCCCGCCACTGGCTCGAGGTTGAAGCCGCGCGGGGCTGTATTGTCGGTGTCTGGGCCTGGGCCGCTGATGGGCCTGTGGCGGCCTCTCCGGCCCACGTGACGGCCGTGCGTTTTCCTCGCTTCGACCCCGCCCATATCGGTCCGGATCGTGCTGATGTTGCGCACGTGCATACGGCCGATGGCACCATCAGTGCGCACCGCGCCACCGACACCGGTTGGCAGATCGGACTGACCGCTCGCCATGCCCGAAGCAGCATCGATCTCGATGTATTGCCTCCCGCTCAGGGAAGGGCGGGCCAGGGGCCGGATCTCGAGGAGGGCTTCGGATCTGCCCTCACGCCGGGCGCGATCGCGGCACGTGGTGCGCTCGCCGTGCCGCGGGTCTCTTCACCCACGGTGGGCATACCGCGGCTTACCGATCCGATGCTTGGTGCACGGCTGCTGGAGTTGGGTGAATCGGCCTATCGGCAGACGGAGCAGCCCTGGCACGATGCGCATGCGCCACGCGCGCAGATCCTGCTGGCCACCACGCAGACGCACTTTGTGGTGCGAGTGCGCATGCACATGGGTGACACAGCGGCGCTGTTTGGCACGGGTGCGGAAGATGAGATACCCGACAATCCGCTCGACAACGAACGCGCCGATGTGAATGTCAGCGGTGTGCAGTGGTACGTCACCGCGGATGGCGGGACCTGGCAGGACGCGGGCCTGGTGGTGCCATTGTCCACCCCCGACGGACGTTGCCGGGTGACGCCGCTGGTCCCCGCCAGCCGCGCCGGGGTGTTGGGTGCGTCGCCCACCACCAGTTGGTGTCGTCTGGAGCAGGGCTGGCAGTTGCAGATCGCCTGGGAATTGCCCCGCGTCTTTCAGGCCGAGTCGCATGCGCTCGCGGAAGTCGGTTTTCAGGTGGTCATCAACGAGGCCGCCGTTGGACGCACCCGCCGACTCGGTCAGCTCGCGCTGGCCGGTGGCGGTGGATTTGCCTACCTGCGGGGAGACCGGGAACAGGTCGGCGACACCGTGACACTGCGGTTCGAGTCGGCCCTTGAAATGTCGGCTGGGCCCGAACGGACGACGCCCGGATGA
- a CDS encoding superoxide dismutase: MAHTLPALPYAPEALEPHIDAQTMNIHHGKHHQAYVTNLNAAIEKAPELASWSLDDLCRRINEVPEAVRTAVRNNGGGHWNHSLFWELMAPKAGGEPTGELGAAITKAFGSFSAFKEQFQAAGMGRFGSGWAWLVSTDGALSIVSTPNQDNPLMEGKHALLGVDVWEHAYYLHYQNRRADYLGAWWNVVNWSAVAKRYAAK, translated from the coding sequence ATGGCTCATACCCTGCCCGCGTTGCCGTACGCGCCCGAAGCGCTCGAGCCGCACATCGACGCGCAGACGATGAACATTCATCATGGCAAGCACCATCAGGCGTACGTCACCAACCTGAATGCCGCCATCGAAAAGGCACCGGAGCTTGCCTCCTGGTCGTTGGATGACCTCTGCCGTCGCATCAACGAAGTGCCGGAAGCGGTGCGCACCGCCGTGCGCAACAATGGCGGCGGACACTGGAATCACTCGCTCTTCTGGGAACTCATGGCGCCGAAGGCCGGCGGTGAGCCGACGGGTGAGCTGGGCGCCGCCATCACCAAGGCGTTCGGTTCGTTCTCCGCATTCAAGGAGCAGTTCCAGGCGGCTGGCATGGGCCGCTTCGGCTCCGGCTGGGCGTGGCTGGTCTCCACCGATGGCGCGCTGTCCATCGTGAGCACGCCGAACCAGGACAACCCACTCATGGAAGGCAAGCACGCCCTGCTCGGCGTGGACGTGTGGGAACACGCCTACTACCTCCACTACCAGAACCGTCGCGCGGACTACCTCGGCGCCTGGTGGAACGTGGTGAACTGGAGCGCGGTCGCGAAGCGCTACGCCGCCAAGTAA
- a CDS encoding RNA methyltransferase has translation MTDSILNAVTVVLYESQDSINIGGVVRAMKNMGVRDLRLIRPCPYDPNRVEQVAHDTRDIVERIQHFETIDEALADCVYVVGFSGRRQAARWQRHTPRTAAVDLLEFAQQGRVAIMFGREDHGLPNEALDRSNAICTIPTTEHFSLNVAQACLLALYELHMLAGDATKRLPPPRHAAGSPSKDDVERTFADMRNALTAIRYFGTRNEELMMRTFRSLVFRANPDQRELLLIRTASIEVLRTIERETRQAVQRALAAVGHGDTTAVDIDADPVTVSQADDGPAA, from the coding sequence ATGACCGACTCGATCCTCAATGCCGTCACCGTCGTGCTGTACGAATCCCAGGATTCGATCAATATCGGCGGTGTGGTGCGGGCCATGAAAAACATGGGCGTCCGCGATCTGCGCCTGATTCGCCCCTGTCCCTACGATCCCAACCGCGTCGAGCAGGTTGCGCATGACACGCGGGACATCGTCGAGCGCATTCAGCACTTCGAAACCATCGACGAAGCCCTCGCCGATTGTGTGTACGTGGTGGGCTTCTCCGGCCGTCGCCAGGCGGCGCGGTGGCAGCGTCATACGCCGCGCACGGCGGCCGTCGACCTGCTCGAGTTTGCCCAGCAGGGTCGCGTTGCCATCATGTTCGGCCGCGAAGATCATGGCTTGCCCAACGAGGCGCTCGATCGGTCCAACGCCATCTGCACCATCCCGACCACCGAGCACTTCTCGCTGAACGTCGCGCAGGCCTGCTTGCTGGCGCTGTACGAACTCCACATGCTGGCCGGCGATGCCACCAAGCGTCTGCCACCGCCGCGTCACGCCGCCGGCTCGCCCAGCAAGGACGATGTCGAGCGCACCTTTGCGGATATGCGCAACGCGCTGACCGCTATTCGGTACTTCGGGACACGCAACGAAGAACTGATGATGCGCACCTTCCGGTCGCTGGTCTTCCGTGCCAATCCCGATCAGCGGGAATTGCTGCTCATTCGCACGGCCAGCATCGAAGTGTTGCGCACCATCGAACGGGAAACACGCCAGGCGGTGCAACGCGCACTGGCAGCCGTGGGGCACGGTGATACCACGGCCGTGGACATCGATGCTGATCCTGTCACGGTCAGCCAGGCCGACGACGGACCGGCCGCATGA
- a CDS encoding ABC transporter permease: MRRFSLRVFDALVLLWLVITFTFALIHLAPGDPATLLVAPTASAEETARLRAQFGLDAPLPIQYARWVGGVLTGDLGESLTRAIPVTTVIAEALPVSLFLGGVSVLLTFLVGTMFGVWQALRARALADRLLSVVGTVLYSAPSFWLALALVTLFTSGAVWLEAPAWLRLPAFGMQDPGAVESTWSDRWRHAVLPLIVLSVPGIAGVTRYARQSFRDAALAPHVTSAVARGLSAPRVEWHHIVRNALTPLVVLFGLTLPGVIAGSVFVEQVFAWPGLGRTMLTAIAGRDYPVVLGLTVVYAAAVILSNLLADTLLWWLDPRQRESAR, translated from the coding sequence GTGCGCCGATTCTCGCTGCGCGTCTTCGATGCGCTCGTGCTGCTCTGGCTCGTCATCACGTTCACCTTCGCGCTGATCCACCTCGCGCCGGGTGATCCGGCGACGTTGCTTGTGGCGCCCACAGCATCGGCCGAAGAAACGGCGCGATTGCGAGCACAGTTCGGGCTGGATGCCCCGCTGCCGATCCAATATGCGCGCTGGGTGGGCGGTGTGCTGACCGGTGACCTTGGCGAGAGTCTCACGCGCGCGATCCCGGTCACCACCGTCATCGCCGAAGCGCTGCCGGTGTCATTGTTTCTGGGCGGCGTTTCTGTGCTGCTCACGTTCCTCGTAGGCACGATGTTTGGGGTCTGGCAGGCCCTGCGTGCTCGTGCGCTCGCCGATCGGCTGCTTTCCGTGGTGGGGACGGTGCTGTATTCCGCGCCGAGTTTCTGGCTGGCGCTGGCGCTGGTCACCCTGTTCACGTCGGGGGCCGTATGGCTGGAAGCCCCGGCCTGGCTCCGTTTGCCGGCGTTTGGCATGCAGGACCCGGGAGCGGTGGAATCGACCTGGTCCGATCGATGGCGCCACGCGGTGTTGCCGCTGATCGTGCTCAGCGTTCCCGGCATTGCGGGTGTGACCCGATATGCCAGGCAGAGCTTTCGCGACGCCGCACTCGCTCCTCATGTGACAAGTGCCGTGGCGCGCGGTCTGTCCGCGCCGCGCGTGGAGTGGCACCACATCGTGCGCAATGCGCTCACACCGCTGGTGGTGCTGTTCGGGCTCACCTTGCCGGGCGTGATCGCCGGTTCGGTTTTTGTGGAGCAGGTCTTTGCGTGGCCCGGTCTCGGGCGCACGATGCTCACCGCCATCGCGGGTCGCGACTACCCGGTCGTTCTGGGCCTCACAGTGGTGTATGCGGCGGCAGTGATTCTTTCGAATCTGCTCGCCGACACGCTGCTGTGGTGGCTGGATCCGCGGCAGCGGGAGTCGGCCCGATGA